Proteins encoded in a region of the Scyliorhinus canicula chromosome 2, sScyCan1.1, whole genome shotgun sequence genome:
- the phospho2 gene encoding pyridoxal phosphate phosphatase PHOSPHO2 yields the protein MKSLLVFDFDHTIVDGNSDTWVVKCVPDKKLPDWLRKTYDGKHWNEYMQKVFAYIGDQGIKESEMKQVMQSMPYTPGMVDLLKFICQNKDQVDCIIISDSNIFFINWILEVTNSSLAFNTILTNPANFVERNHLTVEGFHSHHCLQCPDNLCKKKALDDFVADQLKAGVRYKKTIYTGDGANDLCPIKGLKEYDVAMVRKGYKLEKLIHKLVGGDCGSMQPSIVIWSSGEEILSYLKKCLKT from the coding sequence ATGAAGAGTTTACTAGTTTTTGATTTTGATCACACAATTGTAGATGGAAATAGTGACACTTGGGTTGTGAAATGTGTACCAGATAAGAAGCTTCCAGACTGGCTTCGCAAAACGTATGATGGAAAACACTGGAATGAGTACATGCAAAAGGTGTTTGCCTACATCGGAGACCAAGGAATCAAGGAATCTGAAATGAAGCAGGTTATGCAATCCATGCCATATACTCCAGGGATGGTTGATCTCTTGAAGTTCATTTGCCAAAACAAGGATCAAGTTGACTGCATAATAATTTCTGATTCTAATATATTTTTCATCAATTGGATCTTAGAAGTAACAAATAGCAGCTTAGCGTTTAATACCATTCTTACAAACCCAGCAAATTTTGTGGAACGAAACCACCTTACAGTTGAGGGTTTTCATTCTCACCACTGTCTGCAATGTCCTGATAACCTCTGCAAAAAAAAAGCACTGGATGACTTTGTGGCTGATCAACTTAAAGCCGGGGTACGATATAAAAAAACTATTTATACAGGGGATGGAGCGAATGACTTGTGCCCCATTAAAGGTTTGAAAGAGTATGATGTTGCTATGGTCAGAAAAGGGTACAAGTTAGAAAAACTGATCCATAAATTGGTTGGTGGAGACTGTGGTTCTATGCAGCCATCAATTGTGATATGGTCATCAGGTGAAGAAATCTTGTCTTAtttgaaaaaatgtttgaagacTTAA